ACCGGTCCGTTACGCCGACCCCATACCCGAGGCCGATCGCCATGGCGGAAGGCTCGGGGTTGCTCAGGCCCAGGTCACCGTATTCCAGGTATCCCCTCTCGTTGGTCGCCGCGATGGTGCCGATGATACCCCCCCCGTAATCGGCAAACAGGAGCGAAGCCCCGAACACCCCGTAATTCGTACGAATGGCGGCACTCGCGCTGTTGTAGGTCACATCCGCAATCCAGTTCGTAATCCCGAAGCCCGCACTGAACCGGTTTTCCATCCAGCCCATTGCCGCCGGGTTATAGAACATGGCTGCCGACGAATTGAATTCGTTGGCGGTCATGGCGTCGCTCTGCGCCGCCGCGCGCGGATGAACAGATATCTCGAGGAACTTGAAGTTCGTCTGCGCAAGCTTGTCCGTGCCGACATCTTCCGTCGTGATCTGTGCGAACGTTCCGGACGCGGTAAACACGGCAAGCGCCGCAATGGCGATCAGGGTTGTGTAGCGGTGATAAGTCATTGCATCCTTTTTGGTTAAGGCTCCTGAGAGCACCCCCGGCAACCGCCGCAAAGGGCAGCGGCCGGGGAGCGCTTCGTGGCGTGTCTACCGAATGACGATAAATTTCTGGATTGTCTGCTCGTCCGAGGCCAGATCGGTAACCACGGCAATGTAAATGCCGCTTGCCACCACCTGCCGCGAAGAAGTCGTCAGATCCCAGAACTCGTCGCCGCTTCCGTCAAGGTGATCGATCGTCCGAATCAACTCGCCCAACTCGGAAAATATCTGGATGCGCGCTTCGCCCGGAAGCTCGTAAAAAGCCATCCGATCCTGCACATCGAGACGCACAGCGGGGTCGGCGTCGATATGATAAGGATTCGGCACGATGCGCACCTCGCTCAGCGACTGTCCGGGTGGACGCTTCAGCGTCGCCGGGTTGTAGGTTTGCGCATAATAGCGGCTGGTCCTCGAGCCGTCGCTTCCTATCCCTGTCAGGTAATAGTAGTACGAACCGCCACGGACCACCTCGGTGTCCCGGTAGCTCGTTGCATTGCCCGGCAGTTCCGCAGCGAGCGAATAGTCGCGCGCCATGTCCGGAACGCCCACTCCGCCGGGGCCCTCCTCAAGCACCGAAACAATCCCGGAATAGTGCTTCTGCGCCCGCCACACCTGCCACGCAGCCGGGGTCGACGAAGCAGTCCAGTCCAGAACGATTTCATCCGTACCGGACGTCACGATAAACGACGTGGGCGGCGCCGGCGGATGCGGCGCATTCAGGCCTCCATTGTACGTGTTCATGGCTCGCTGGAACGTATCGAACAACGAATCGCGCGCCGTCATAAACCACTCGTTCTTTGTCATCGCCTCGCCGCTGTCGATCATGCCGTTGCCGTTCGCGTCGAACTCGATGACAAGATTGTTATCGCCGTCCCGGGGCGGGTTTCCATGCATATCCCCGGAGAGCTTGTACGTCCGACCGATATGCCAGGCCGCCTCGTCGCTAAGCCCTGCGGCTGCTTCCGCCACGACGATCTTCACCTCCTCGCCATGGGCAATGTCGTACGGTCCGTACGCAAACGCAAAGCCCCAGCCTCCTGCGCCTGCACCGTGCTCGGGATCGCCCGTCTGATTCGCGAAATCGGGGTTGGTGTCGTACGGAGAATCAGCCGTCAGGCCCATCACAAAACCCGCCTGGGTCGGCCAGGAACGCCCCGTACAGTCGGCGTCCCCGGGCCGGGCAATGCCACCTGTCGGAGCCGAGGTGGAACCGCATGTGAACCAGTCGTATTGTTCCAGCATGAGGTCCCGTTTGTTGTGCGTGGGCTCACTGGTTAACCTGCCGTAATCGGAATTGAGATGCGTCATCATGGAAGGTTGCGCCCGATCGTCGGGACGGCTTTCTCCCGGAGCATGAGCCTCCGTATCCGCATGGATCGTCACCACGCCCGTGAAATTGGCGCTGCCGAGCCGCCCAAGGGTATCCGCCGCAAAACCCCATTGATGGTCGCTCCAGAACGGATTTCCGAGCGTATTCACGAGGTACCCGGTCGCCTGGATATTCCCGAGCCACGCGAACGAAGCGCGCATGTCCACGCCGTAATCGTTCAGCCCGTCGCCAATGGCGTCGTTCATGGTGTACCGTCCCCAGCCCACGCCGCCTGAACTATTCCCCCATGCACCCGCGAACCCGGCGCCCGTAGGACGTTCGAGGAACGCAATGTACACGCCTTCCAGATCGTTCTCTACTTCGATCTCGGGGTCTCCGTCCTGATTCCCCGTATTGACGAAGGTGTACTCGATAATATGGTAGTTATCGTGATCCGCATGGCTCCACTGCATGGCGCGCCGGTGCGTGGTTAACCCGATGGAGGAATTGATTTCCGAAACCACCATACGGTCCGGACCCATGCTCGGATCGATCACGTCCGGAACCACCGGCTGAAGGAAGGTGTCCGCTCCGTCTACCTGCACCATTCCCCCTTCGTATTTGGAATACAGCACATGCGATATGCTGAACATCTCGCCGATTCCAGGGGCACGGGGGCCCGTGTGCGAAACGCGGACATCATACTGGTTCCCGGTTTCTCCATGGGTCACGTTTTTTGCGCCAACCCAGAACCCTTTCCAGCGGCTGTACCCTGAAGAGGGGCGGATGGCCGGATAGTTCCAGACCACATCGCTCCGCTCGGGGTTTGCACCGCCGGACAGGTACCAACTCTGGAAATCGCCTACGCTAAGCCATTTCGGAATCCACTGAGCCTTTGCGTCCTCTACCGGCGCAACGAACATCAGGGCCAGCGCCAGCCCGGCTGCGATAAGTCCCGACGTACGGGTGTAATGAACGGTTCGCATGGTGTATCTCGGATTCAGAATGTCAAAAGGGAGTCGTCAGCAACGTAATCGGTTCAGAAGGACAGCCGCAGCCCGAAGAAGACGTTGCGCGGATTCAGGAACTGCTGCCACATCCGGTTCGGCATGTTGATGTATGCCTTGTCGTCCAGCACCTGATCCACCTCGGACTGGTTTGCAGCCGTAAAGGAACTTCCGTTCCACTTGTAGTACTGCCGGTCGTCAAGCACATAGTAGAGCGGCCTGTCTTCGCCGGTCTCGGGCAACGGCCCCTGAATGATCGGCACAAACGCTATGCCCGGCCCGCGGAAGTCACCCGGCTGATCGTCGCCGTACAAACCGCCGTCGGGGGAATCGGGAAGCGTACTCTGCGGCAAGTGGAGCGACGACATGTAATTGGTCAGGTCCTGCTGACCCGCCCCGAACAGATTGCCCCCTGCATAATACAGATGGCGAATGTTCAGCACGTTCGTAAGGTCCACGAAGAACTGCGCGGACCCGATGTTCGTGTTGAAGCTCTTGCTGAGGCGCATGTCGAGCGTGTAGTAATCCTTCCAGCGCACATTCCCCTGAAGCTCGCGATCGCCGCTTCCCGCTGCGCCGGACAGATTCTGGCCATCCCACGTAAGGGTAAGGCCCTGCCTCCATTCGCCGAGGAAGTTCACGCGCCAGTCGCCGAGCGGATAAGCGCCTCCGATCTGGGGGCCCATGTTCCTCGGAAGGAGAACCTCGATATTGAACCGGGCGAAGGGCTCCGGAACCGGCTTGCTCGTATAATGCTCCGTCGTGGTTCGGACAAAGTTGTCCTGTTCCGTCCGGTTTTCGTCGAACCGGCTGAACCCGAAGTTACCCGTCTTGCGCACAAGGTACGTGTAGTTGACGAACCCGCGCACCCACTGGCCCCGGTTTCTTGAAATCGTGACTTCGAAACCGCGCACATCCCCGTAGTTCCATGGCAGAGACGTTCTGTAGCTGACAAGGTCATCAAGGCTGATATACTGCACACCCCTCGGCTGCCTGCTCAGATCGCGATAATACCCGGACAAGCGGAGCAGGTACTGATCGAACAGATTCTGGTCGAAGCCCAGTTCGTACGCCACCGTCCTCGGCATCGGGTGATCGGGGTTGCCGATGTTCACGAGCGCACCAGCGGACCCTTCCTCGATGTTGAAGAGATTGATCGGGTTCAGAGCATTCCGGAAATGACCGTAGTTGAAGTACAACTTACTGTCCTCGGTCACGGGGAAAGAAATACCCAGGCGGGGGCTCAAGGCTATCTGACGCTTTGTGGGCTCCTGTTCAAGCAGTTCGTCGATACGGGCTCGCCCGATCGCCGCGGAGAAGGTGCGCTCGTACGTTTCGTACGTATACCAATCGCCGCCCGCATGGAAATAATCCAGCCGTACGCCTACATTGGCGACCATGCCCCGGAATTCAAGTTTGGACTGGGCATAGGCCGCGGCCTGTTGCGGCTTGCGGTTCCAGAGCCGCTTGGGATTCGTGTGGTGCGGATGTTCCGGATCGTCCTCGCCGAAATCCGTATCGTAGTCCGAGTAGATATACTCAACGCCCGCCTTGGCAAGCATGAAACGATTCCGCTGGCTGGTAATGTCGAACCGGCCCGTGAAACGGTTTACCGCCGAGCTGTCGTACCCGCTGCCCCAGTGGCCCGAGGTACGTTTGCCAAGACCCAGTTTGTCGAAATCGTCGCTGATGCTGAACCCATAGGGTTCCTCGTCGAGCATGATGGCGCCGCCGAGATAGGAAATGCTCGGCGTTTCGTCGCGGTCACGCACCGTTCTCGTAAAGTAATCCGTCGTGGAATTCTGGAGCTGCACCTCGTAGAAGGTCGACGCATTCAGCGTATGCGTGAACTGCGCGCCGATCATGGTGCGGTCCACATCCATGAGATTGTACAGCATGGGCGCAAAGTAGGCGCCCATGTCATGGCCCAGGCCGAACATCGTCTGATGGCCGCCCTGCCACGGATAATACAACGCGTCCCCGGTCGTCAGATTGGGTTGTCCCTGTTCGTTGCGGTTGAGACCGAGCTGCTGGGACAGCATACCCTGCACGATCAGTTTCATGCCGGGCGCCACATTCGAAATGATCTTCGCTTGTCCCACGCGCTCCGTAAAGGCATCCCGTTCGTAGCCTCCCATCGCGTACCCCGTCTGGACCTGGCGGAACGACGCCGTAAACCGCATATCGCCGATAAGCTGGTGAAGCCCCGGTAACGGGCCGCCAATCGTAGCGTCAAATTCGTAGTCGGGTTTCTGGACCGACACATCCTTGCGCAGGTAATGGTCAAAATAGACCCGCTGGAGTTCCTGCGCAGTAAACGTTCTCCCCAGGGCCATGACTTCGGGACGGTTATTGTAATCCGCGGCAATCTTGTTCCATCCCCCCTCGAAAGAATCGTACTCGCGCTGCATCCAGGAAGGCCAGTTCTGCGTGCCTTCGAACGCCACGACCGGATCCGTCAGCGGGCGGAGATGGAAGCTGTTATTGGAACTGACCATCTCGACTTCGTTCCCGTCCACGTCCACGCCCGGGAAGTTCTTCTGCGCGGTGGGACTGTATCGTACAATCGCATCCACAAAGTACTCGTTCTGGTCGGGCTCCTTCGTGATAACATTGACCAGACCGGAACGCACATTCCCGTACTCCGCATTGAAACCGCCCGTCTGCACCTGCACTTCCTGAACGGAAGTGTAACTCACGCCCGTATACGGCGTGTTGTCGCGCCCGCTGGACATCGACAGGCCGTCCACCATGAACTGAACCTGGTCGCCGCCGAAGCCGCGCACGGTAAGACCGCGCTCGAAGCCGGCCTGCAATCCGATGACCCTTTCTATGTCGGTAATCGGGAGGTTCTCGATTTCTTCGGCCGTAATGTTCGCCACACTGGCCGACACGTCGCGTTGCACGACGGGCCGCACATCCGTAACGACCACCTCTTCAAGGCCTACTGCTTCCTCCTGCAGAACAAAGTCGAGCTCGGTCGTCAGGCCGATATTGACCCGAACGGCTTCGTACACCTCGGGAGCGTAACCGATGAACGAGGCCCGAAGATCATACGAGCCGGGACGCACGTTCACGATAAAGTAGTACCCTTCCGCATCGGTGATGGCGCCCTGTGTGGTGCCCATAATGGCCACGTTTACGCCGGGTAACGATTCACCGGTAGAGGCCTCCGTAACCTGGCCGGCTATTTTACCCGTTTGAGCCCAGGCAGAGGCCGGAAGAAAGAGAGCAAGCGCAAACAGTAACTTTGCGAATCTCATGTGCGTGATCCTCCAGATAGGGTTTAGGTGAGAATGCTTAACGTAGAGGGTTGATACAAGCAGCACGGGCGTATGACCTAGCACATCGGGCGCATGCATACTATCCCGCTTAGTAAATGGTAAGCCTCTGTAAAACAAAAAACAAATGAATTTGATTTTTTTTGCTCCTGTAGTCAGGCCGATCCACACCTTTATCCTGATTTGATTGCCCTGGTGCGTGGATACGCCAGGCCTCAGTTTTCTTCCGGCGAACGGAAACCCGCCTCCTCGATCGCTTCTACCGGCGGAAGCCACTGCCTGGAAAGACGATATCCCGCTCCGACAAACCCGAACCCGTTGCGGACATTCCGCATCACGTTCGGCTGCACCAGCACTTCCGCATCGAATATCCCTCCGGGTGGATCCCAGGCTTCGTTGGCTGCAATAAACCGCAACGTCACGTTCAGCAGGATGATGCCTACGCGCAGGTCGATACCTACATCGACCTGTTGCGCCAGATTTGCAGTGACTTCCAGGTAATCCCTGCGCAAATCCACCGGAATGATCCAGCCTCCATCGGTTTTTTCGTGCCTCAGGAGATAAGGAATGACGATACGGTCTGATTCGATATCCGTCTCGTTGGCAACCTTGTACGCTACGGCATAATCAACCTCCACTTGCACGAGGCCGGGCACATCTCCCCGGATAAATACCGGCTGGACCACGGAAACAAGACGAATAACCGGATCCTGGGGAATGATTTCCGCCTCGGACGGCACCGTCACCTCGACCGTGGACTCCGCGCCGTCCGAACGAATCGCCGCAATCTCGTAGGTATGCCCGAAACGGGCCTGGAACGGGGCATGGTATACATGCGCATACTGGTCTGCAAAATCGACGATAACGGAATCTTGCCAGACGTGTTGCTCACCGGTCGTGTGGTTTATCGACACAACCCGTGCATCCAACGACTCCGGCGTAGCGGGGACAAGGCGCTCCTCTACCGGAAAAACCCGCACCCATTGCGAATCAAGTTGCGGCGACAACACGCCATAGATCGAATACGGCACATCCGTCCCCGTAACCGCTACCACATCTTCCTCGCAGGCGCTGAGGCCAAGGAGTATCGTCATAGCAAGCGTAACGGGCACAGCGGATCGTGCAACACGCCGGATGATCCGGAAACGGAACGGTATGCGGAGCGCCGCGCTCATTCGAAGGACACCTTGATTCCCAGAGAAGGCACGAAAGGAAGCTGGTCGACCCGGTTGAGCGTGAAAATGTCGAGGTAGAAGATGTTGCGTCGACCGTAGGTATTGATGGCGCTTGCAAGCAGCGCAACCTCCGTTGGCCCGACAGAAAAAGCCCGCTCCACCGACAGGTCCAGCCGGTGATACTTCGGCAGTAACGCATTGAAAGGGCGTTCGTAAATAACCCGGCGCGTGGCCGGCGCGTCCACAGCCTTTTCCACATCGTCCACGAGAAGAAAACCGTCGAACCCGATAGCCTGGCTGAACGGAAGACCCGAGCCGAAATCCCACCGCGCGCTCACATCGAATCCCAGCACTTCCGTGGTTGCCACAATATTAAGCTGGTGACGGCGGTCATGCGCCGGGCGAAATTTCAACGTCTCTTCGCCGTACCAGAGTGGAATGGAAGCGTCTTCCGCCTCGTACCGGGTCGAGGAAAGACCATAGTTTATATACCCGTAGTATCTCTGCCCCCGCACCTCCAGACGCACATCGACGCCCATCGAACGGCCCGTAGCCGGTTGCAATTTCGAGATGAGCCGGGGATAACTCGTCCATTCGGGAATAAAAAGATTCGACAGGTTTCGGTAATACCCTTCCACGGACAACTCCAGCCTGCGCAAGGGCCGGGCCCGGTACCCCAGCAGGGCATGCGAAGCCCGCTGCGGCCGCCCCTGCAGGACATTCAGCAAATTGGGGTTGTTCTTGGGGACATTCGCCCAGACCGTAAACACGCTGGCGGCGTCCCGGCGGTCGTTGATGCCCAGAATCTCCTGATGATAGATGCCCCAGGCAGCGCTTATCTCATGAATCCCGCGCTGCCATACCGCACGCAGCCGGGGTTCGATATACGGATCGAATCGGACCTTGTAAAACTGGAGACGAATTCCCGGTCGAATACTGAACCCTCCCCCGGGCGCCACATCGAGTTCGAGGTAACTGCCCCACTGGGGTACGCTGGCATATCGGAGTTCGATATTCTGATAGAGGCCCCCGATGGCGCTGTTCAACTTCGTGGCGCGCAATTCGCTGCCTGCCCGGGCATCGATACCGTCGCCGAAATACGTCATATCCACCGAGACATGCGTGTTTTCGATACTTGACCAGCGTATGGGCTCTTCGCGGGGCCCGAGCTCCGTTTCGAGCCGTGAATACGAGACATGGAGATCGGCCATGATCGAAAAGACGCGAGGCAGCATCAGCAGGCGCATTCCGACCGCATCATTGCGCCAGCCTATTTCTTCCTGCACGCCCCCCGTGTCCCCCGTCAAAAACCCGCGATCCCAGGTCTTGAGACCCGTCACCGAGGCTCGCATATTGCTCTTCACCACACCATGCAGCTTGACGAAGGCATCGCCGAAGGTGAAGGGCAGTTCATCGTCGAGGTAACGTCCTACGCCCTGTTCGATGTTCGACCGGCGAAGCGAAGCGGCAATGGAAATGCGATTCGGCCACAAGGGACCTTCGATGCGCGCCGAACTGAGAAACGGCGACGCAGCGGCGGAAGCGGCGTAGCGGCGCATGTTTCCTGTCCGCGACGAGATGTCGATCACCGAAGAAATCCACCCCCCGAACTCGCTTCCGTACCCGCCGGCATAAATATCGACCCGGTTGATATTGTCGGACGGGAAGGCGGAATAGAATCCCATGATGTGAAACGGCTGATACAGCAAAATGCCGTCCAGCTGGATGAGATTCTGGGAAGGCTCTCCACCGCGGATGAAAAGCTGCCCGCCCCGATCGCCCGTCATCACAATGCCGGGCTGCGTAGACAGATAGGTCGCAAGGTCGCCGGTCACGTCCGGCCCCGGCACGTATTCGATATCCGCCGCCCGGATCGTCTGCTGACCGGCTGTCACGCGGGCGCCTCCGCCCTGGCGCTCCGACTCCACCAGCACCTCGTCCATCTCCTCGTCACCCGGTTCGAGCGCAATATTGTACGTGCGCACCGCCCCCGCCTGGAGCCGTAATGAATCGGTGTGCGGACGGTATCCGACAAAGCGCGCCTCAATCCGGTAGCGTCCGGGGATCAGCCCGGAAATCACATACGACCCATCCTCATTCGTGGCCGCCCCGCGGACGACCTGCCCGTCCTGCTCCAGCACCACATTGACCAGTTCGAGCGGTTGTCCATCCGTAATGTCGGTAACGAATCCGCTGACAGAAGCCTGCTGCGCCTGCGCATCGTACTGAACAGAAAAAAAACCGGATCCGCACAATACGCCCGCGCAAAGTATAAGCGCACGCTGCCGGAAAGGCCGAATACACCCATTCATGCGCCGAAAATACGCGAAAGCGTTGCGCAACCGTTTCTTCCCCATGTCAACTCCGGATTCCACGGCCATCCTTGTTTATCGCACAGCCGGGAAGCCGTACATGCCCTGTTTAACGCGCCCCGTTCGGGGCAGCCGTCGAAGCAGCATCCATGACCTCCCGAATGGCCTCGACCACAAAATCCGGCGCCTCCCGGTGAAACCACGTTCCACTGCGCCGGGTCTGCACATGCCGGCGCCATGTGAGCCCGTCCAGCAGCTCTTCCCGTAATTCGGCCCTGGCCCGGACCCCGGCCTCCGTTTCGCCCACCCAGCGTGGAGTTTCGGGAGTTTGCAGGGATGTGAGCACAGCCACGGGAATATCCGGCAGCACCCCGGCGCCTGGAAACGCGCCTGTTTCCATCATATCCCTGTATATCCCGAATTCGCCGCGTTCCGCATCCGAAGCGAGACCGTATAACATATTCCTTCCGGCAAGATATCGATCCATGGACTCCTTATCCATGGCGCCAAGTCTTTGCCCTTCCCCTTCATGCACCGGTTCCACCAGCACCAACCCTGCTACGGCATCCGGATAGCGCACCGTAAATGTCCGGGCGAAAACGGCTCCGAGTCCATGCGCCACGAGGATGTACGGCGGCTCAACCTCCAGATTCTGCAAGAGGGTATGGAGTTCTTCCGCAATTCCGGGGAGTGTCGTTTCGGACTGACGGGACGACGGCAAGCCATCCGAATATCCCAGACCCGAACGCGAATACGAGATGGCCCGGGCAAACGCCTGCACATCATGGTGTACATAATCCCATACGCGCAGGTCTTCGCCCAGATCGGACACGAAAACAACGGGAATGCCTTCGCCTGCATCCAGTGCATACAGATTGTACCCCCCCGCATCCACTTTCCGCCCGAGAGGACCCTCAAGCATATCCAGCTCGCGGTATTTCACCCGCCGCTCGAGCCGATCCAGGCGCTGTTGCACCCGCTCCCAGGAAAAGCGATCCACAGATGTAACGCCGCCGGGCGGAGCGAGCGTCACCGGCCCCATGCTTGCCTCCTCATCGGAACAAACCCCCACAAACACTCCGTCCGGCTCCCGCTCGAGCTCGCAATGTATGCGCATGGAAGGCCACCAGGCAAAGGACAGCATCCCCTCCAGCAAACGCACTCCCTCCACACGGAATTGATCCTGCGTAAGGTGTTCGACATGCAGGCGCGCCTCCGTCGACTCGCCGGCCTCGGGAAAAACGATCGTCACGCCGAAAGGCGTACCGCCGGGATTCTGCATGAATCCGGTCCATCTGCCTGCCTCTATGATATCGTCGGCCGGCACGGAAGTTTGGGCCTGAGCATGCCGAAGATCACACGAAAGAAGGAATACAGCGGCGCAAAACGCCATCGCGACAAAACGCATGGGTACGTAAAACGGTTGGTTCATTGCAGAAAAAGCAAAAAATGCATTATCCTTCGCTCGCCATACGGGCAAGCGTATTCAGATTGTTCCGGGCGGTTCGATTGTCCGGATCGAGCCGAATCGTCATTTCCCAGGCCTGACGCGCCTCGTCATACCGCTCGGCGTTTCCGTACGCCACGCCCAGATTCAACCAGGCGTCCGTCAACGACGGATCGCGATCGACGATCATCCGGTATTGCGCGATCGCCCCGTCGGTATCGCCGCTCTCCAGCATCAGCGACGCCAGATTCACGTGCATCCGAAGATCGTTCGGAATGATGGCGATAGCCCGCTTGTAGGCATCCAGCGCCCGGTCGTACATCCCCGCCTTGCGGTGCACCTCGCTCAGATGCAGCCAATTCTGCACATCGCTGGGATCCCGATTCACTGCCTCGTGCGCCTCGTTGATATCCTGCTGGATTTGCTGAGCCTCTTCGGCCAGCGCAAGATGAATCTCCGCCTCATCCTCCTCG
The sequence above is drawn from the Bacteroidetes bacterium SB0662_bin_6 genome and encodes:
- a CDS encoding TonB-dependent receptor plug domain-containing protein, producing MHAPDVLGHTPVLLVSTLYVKHSHLNPIWRITHMRFAKLLFALALFLPASAWAQTGKIAGQVTEASTGESLPGVNVAIMGTTQGAITDAEGYYFIVNVRPGSYDLRASFIGYAPEVYEAVRVNIGLTTELDFVLQEEAVGLEEVVVTDVRPVVQRDVSASVANITAEEIENLPITDIERVIGLQAGFERGLTVRGFGGDQVQFMVDGLSMSSGRDNTPYTGVSYTSVQEVQVQTGGFNAEYGNVRSGLVNVITKEPDQNEYFVDAIVRYSPTAQKNFPGVDVDGNEVEMVSSNNSFHLRPLTDPVVAFEGTQNWPSWMQREYDSFEGGWNKIAADYNNRPEVMALGRTFTAQELQRVYFDHYLRKDVSVQKPDYEFDATIGGPLPGLHQLIGDMRFTASFRQVQTGYAMGGYERDAFTERVGQAKIISNVAPGMKLIVQGMLSQQLGLNRNEQGQPNLTTGDALYYPWQGGHQTMFGLGHDMGAYFAPMLYNLMDVDRTMIGAQFTHTLNASTFYEVQLQNSTTDYFTRTVRDRDETPSISYLGGAIMLDEEPYGFSISDDFDKLGLGKRTSGHWGSGYDSSAVNRFTGRFDITSQRNRFMLAKAGVEYIYSDYDTDFGEDDPEHPHHTNPKRLWNRKPQQAAAYAQSKLEFRGMVANVGVRLDYFHAGGDWYTYETYERTFSAAIGRARIDELLEQEPTKRQIALSPRLGISFPVTEDSKLYFNYGHFRNALNPINLFNIEEGSAGALVNIGNPDHPMPRTVAYELGFDQNLFDQYLLRLSGYYRDLSRQPRGVQYISLDDLVSYRTSLPWNYGDVRGFEVTISRNRGQWVRGFVNYTYLVRKTGNFGFSRFDENRTEQDNFVRTTTEHYTSKPVPEPFARFNIEVLLPRNMGPQIGGAYPLGDWRVNFLGEWRQGLTLTWDGQNLSGAAGSGDRELQGNVRWKDYYTLDMRLSKSFNTNIGSAQFFVDLTNVLNIRHLYYAGGNLFGAGQQDLTNYMSSLHLPQSTLPDSPDGGLYGDDQPGDFRGPGIAFVPIIQGPLPETGEDRPLYYVLDDRQYYKWNGSSFTAANQSEVDQVLDDKAYINMPNRMWQQFLNPRNVFFGLRLSF
- a CDS encoding TonB-dependent receptor plug domain-containing protein, translated to MAVESGVDMGKKRLRNAFAYFRRMNGCIRPFRQRALILCAGVLCGSGFFSVQYDAQAQQASVSGFVTDITDGQPLELVNVVLEQDGQVVRGAATNEDGSYVISGLIPGRYRIEARFVGYRPHTDSLRLQAGAVRTYNIALEPGDEEMDEVLVESERQGGGARVTAGQQTIRAADIEYVPGPDVTGDLATYLSTQPGIVMTGDRGGQLFIRGGEPSQNLIQLDGILLYQPFHIMGFYSAFPSDNINRVDIYAGGYGSEFGGWISSVIDISSRTGNMRRYAASAAASPFLSSARIEGPLWPNRISIAASLRRSNIEQGVGRYLDDELPFTFGDAFVKLHGVVKSNMRASVTGLKTWDRGFLTGDTGGVQEEIGWRNDAVGMRLLMLPRVFSIMADLHVSYSRLETELGPREEPIRWSSIENTHVSVDMTYFGDGIDARAGSELRATKLNSAIGGLYQNIELRYASVPQWGSYLELDVAPGGGFSIRPGIRLQFYKVRFDPYIEPRLRAVWQRGIHEISAAWGIYHQEILGINDRRDAASVFTVWANVPKNNPNLLNVLQGRPQRASHALLGYRARPLRRLELSVEGYYRNLSNLFIPEWTSYPRLISKLQPATGRSMGVDVRLEVRGQRYYGYINYGLSSTRYEAEDASIPLWYGEETLKFRPAHDRRHQLNIVATTEVLGFDVSARWDFGSGLPFSQAIGFDGFLLVDDVEKAVDAPATRRVIYERPFNALLPKYHRLDLSVERAFSVGPTEVALLASAINTYGRRNIFYLDIFTLNRVDQLPFVPSLGIKVSFE
- a CDS encoding alpha/beta fold hydrolase, which gives rise to MNQPFYVPMRFVAMAFCAAVFLLSCDLRHAQAQTSVPADDIIEAGRWTGFMQNPGGTPFGVTIVFPEAGESTEARLHVEHLTQDQFRVEGVRLLEGMLSFAWWPSMRIHCELEREPDGVFVGVCSDEEASMGPVTLAPPGGVTSVDRFSWERVQQRLDRLERRVKYRELDMLEGPLGRKVDAGGYNLYALDAGEGIPVVFVSDLGEDLRVWDYVHHDVQAFARAISYSRSGLGYSDGLPSSRQSETTLPGIAEELHTLLQNLEVEPPYILVAHGLGAVFARTFTVRYPDAVAGLVLVEPVHEGEGQRLGAMDKESMDRYLAGRNMLYGLASDAERGEFGIYRDMMETGAFPGAGVLPDIPVAVLTSLQTPETPRWVGETEAGVRARAELREELLDGLTWRRHVQTRRSGTWFHREAPDFVVEAIREVMDAASTAAPNGAR